A genomic region of Chlorobaculum parvum NCIB 8327 contains the following coding sequences:
- the rfaE1 gene encoding D-glycero-beta-D-manno-heptose-7-phosphate kinase, with the protein MPAEIIEHIFQTFKHRKIAVIGDLMIDKYIFGHVSRISPEYPVPVVDVSREDSRLGGAANVAINTHVLGAETLLIGVTGQDAERENLLRLMQEQELDTGMIVADPSRPTTCKTRILSQNHHITRVDYERRHPLDAAIEAQLLGMFREVAPSLDAVVLEDYNKGVLTPSLVEAVITTCKALNVPVLVDPKLKGFFSYSGCTVFKPNLSELAASLGIAVSNDDSEVENACLQLVEKLVVSSLVVTRSEKGMTVYDGKFTHLPAISLDVADVSGAGDTVIALLALGMASDLDLVTSTRIANLAAHTVCQEVGAVPVRPEKLFNACIAHLRNSL; encoded by the coding sequence ATGCCCGCCGAAATTATCGAACACATTTTTCAGACCTTCAAACACCGGAAAATTGCCGTTATCGGCGATCTGATGATCGATAAGTATATCTTCGGCCATGTTTCGCGCATCTCGCCGGAATATCCGGTGCCGGTGGTCGATGTTTCCCGTGAAGACAGCCGACTCGGCGGAGCGGCCAACGTGGCGATCAACACTCATGTACTCGGTGCCGAAACCCTCCTGATAGGCGTAACCGGTCAGGATGCGGAGCGCGAGAACCTCCTCAGACTGATGCAGGAGCAGGAGCTCGATACGGGCATGATCGTAGCCGACCCTTCGCGCCCCACCACCTGCAAAACCCGCATCCTCTCACAGAACCACCATATCACCCGGGTCGATTACGAGCGGCGCCATCCGCTCGATGCGGCAATCGAAGCGCAACTGCTCGGCATGTTCCGGGAAGTCGCGCCGTCACTGGACGCAGTGGTACTTGAAGACTATAATAAAGGAGTGCTCACCCCGTCACTGGTCGAAGCGGTCATCACAACCTGCAAGGCACTGAATGTGCCGGTACTGGTCGATCCGAAGCTCAAGGGATTTTTCTCCTACAGCGGCTGCACGGTCTTCAAGCCAAATCTCTCAGAACTCGCCGCATCGCTCGGTATTGCAGTGAGCAACGACGACAGCGAGGTCGAAAATGCCTGCCTTCAGCTTGTAGAAAAACTCGTGGTATCAAGCCTCGTGGTGACCCGAAGCGAAAAAGGCATGACGGTCTACGACGGCAAATTCACTCACCTTCCGGCCATCTCGCTCGATGTGGCCGATGTATCAGGCGCCGGCGATACGGTGATCGCCCTCTTGGCGCTCGGCATGGCCTCGGACCTCGACCTGGTCACCAGCACCCGGATAGCCAATCTTGCAGCCCACACCGTCTG